Part of the Pseudomonas sp. TCU-HL1 genome is shown below.
TTGAGGGTATCCAGATGCGAGTGATTGATGACGAAAAAGTGCTGGCCGCACTGCTTGAGAAGTTCACGAAACCGGCAAAAGGCAAGTGGACGAAGGAGCGCACCGAGGCGGGTGTCGTTGTTCCTCCGATCTTTGTCGACGGCAAGCCGACGAGTTACGCCCGTAACCTGTTTCGGACCTACCGAAGCCTGAAGGATTACGGCTGGGACGAGACGATGAATTCCATGTCTCGGGCAACCTTCTACCGGCACACCGCCGACCTCTGCGAGGCGGGCCTTTCGAAGGCTGCGCTCCAGAAGCTCCACGAGCACGACCGCAGCAACAACGTGGTCCCGCTGCTCCGCTTCGTGCAGGTCGATTTCAGCGCCCAGCGTCCTGACTGGTACGTCGAACCCAGCGTGGAGGCCGCGTGATGATCTACGAAGCATCTGGCAAACCCGGCGACGGCATGAAGCTCGATACGTCGGTCAAATGGGACGTCGTTCACCAGGGCATTTACTGCCTGACGATCACTGCGCTTACCGCATGCACTCGCGATGAAGCGTTGCCGATCGCTGGATTGGCCGTCGCAGTCGTCTTCGGTCCAGGCGGAAGCGGCCAAGTCGGAATATCAGTTGCAGAAGTCGGAGATCGATGCGGCTTCATTGTTTAGCGGCCCGTCTGCTGCGCGTTGGCTGCCGTCGTATTGCCCGACGGATCGGACGCTGTACCTCGAAACCGCTAACGCATCTGTGACCTTCTCCTGGTCCTTCATCTGCCAGTACTCGACCGCCCTTAGCTTCCTCTGTGTCGGGCTGGCGTCGTTGTTCTTCGCGGTGTACGTCGGCCGCGCCTTCGGAGGTGATTAAATGCCAGCTATATTCCTGTTTCTCAGTACGATAGTTGGTCCCGCTTGCGGCCAAGATTCTGACTTCGCTGGGTATTGGTACGGTGACGTATATCGGTATTACGGCGTTGTTATCGACGGTGCGGACGTATTTGCTCGGCAGTATTACCGGGATGCCCGCTGATGTTCTTGCAGTGATGGGGCTGATTAAGCTCGATGTCGCAATCAATATCGTGTTGTCCGCTGTAACGGCGCGCGCGGTTCTTTCCGGCATGAGTTCGGCCACCGGTAAGAAATCGTCGCTGGGTCATGTGGGGAACTGATCATGTTTATTCTGCGCACTGGCCTCCAGGGCAACGGCAAAACCCTGAACACCATCAAGGAAGTTGATAGCAAAGCGTATGCAGAGGGGAGGGTGGTCTATTACTGCAACGTAACGGGATTTAAGCCGGATCACCCGGCCATTAAGGCTAAGTGGCTGCCGTTCGACTTCCCGGATCGTTGGTTTGATCTGCCGGCTAACTCTATGATCGTGATCGATGAGGCGCAGACGTGGTTTCGTGTGCGGCCTCAGGGTGCCAAGGTGCCAGAGTATGCGAGTCGCCTCGAGATCATGCGTAAGGATGGCCATGAGCTGCATTGCATCACGCAAAGCCCGCTATTGATCGATGCGCACATGCGCGAGCTGTGCAACATGCATGTGCATTACCACCGGGGCAACGGTGGCCAGGTCATCAAACGCTGGGTGTTCCAGAAGCCCGAACTGACGGTCAATAAGAACAAGCTGGAATTCCAGAATGGCGAAAGCACACGGATCACCATCGATAAGACCTATTTCGGCTGCTATGAGTCGGTCAAGGACGGTACCGAGCACCATTTCAAGTTCCGCATTCCCAGGGCGGCTTTCGCGCTGGTCGGGGCCTTGGCGCTGATTGGCGCCCTGGGCGGTTACGTCTACACGCGGCTGAGCAGCTTTACCGAGGCATCGGAAGCGACCGTGGCTGAACCGGCGAAATCGGCGGCCACGCCTGCCGCTGCGGCGGCTCCAGCGGCATCGGCGTCGTCTTCATCGCAGCAGCAGCCCCACAAGACCACCGCGGAATACATTGCTGAACGGACGCCGCGCATTGCTGGTGTGCCGTCATCGGCGCCGATCTACGACGAGCTGACGCGTCCGGTTTCCTTTCCGAAGCCGAGCTGTTACGCGACCAAATCGCCGGACTGGATCGAGCGCAAGCGCTCCAGCTTGAAGGTCGGCATTCGCCGTCACGAGCGTTACGGTTGTAGCTGCCTGAGCCAGCAAGGCAGTCGCATGGATATCCCGTTCGAAGCCTGTATGGACATGTGAGAATGGTTTCTTCGACCATACGAAACCTGATTTCAAGCAGCCGGCCGAGGGCGGCCGGACGCGCTCCGCGCGGGCCGGTACGTCGGCGGCCCCTCAAGCGCTTGAGACTCGGGTTACCGTCGTCGAAGACTCCAGCCGCATACCAAGGACCTTGTGAGTGCTAACCTCCGGACCAGGAGTTTCAGCGTTCGACTGTTCAGCCAGCTGTTGAGGTCGAGATTCATCGACGCTCGATAGGCTCCGGCGTATGGGTGATTCTGGCCCTGGTGGCCGCCATCGCTTTAACCCTAGGCTTCGCATAATCGTAACGTTACGTTTAATCGGCTTCGGACAATGCTGTAAGCTCCGAGGCCGATTTAATGTAACGTCTTTATGCGATGCCTCTTCTCGACATACCCGACCATATCGCCCGCGATGCCTTGCTCTACGCGCCCCAGCGGCACGTAGAGGACGCCGTAACCCATATTTTAGTGGACTACCCGAGGCTGGTTGCCGAGGTTCGTAAACTGCGGAGTAGGGTGGCCCAGTTGGACCGGGAGGGCGCCGATTTCGACGCTAGGTTGGAAGCCCTGCAAGCGGCCTGCAGGGCGATTATGGATATTTAGCGTTACGTTACGCTTTCGTTTTCGACTTCTTGAAGGTGAATATCTCTCCAGCCGGTATCGCTCTCCAGGTGGTGCCTGGGTTTCGTTCGGCTCGCTCCCGTGCAAAGTCGATTGCGTAATGCTTTTCGGTTGGTTCGCCAATCTTTTCCCAGACCCTCATGCCCAGGAATTTGCATTCGACGTTGTAGGCCGGCTCTGCGGCCTGTTTGCCCGTAGCGCTTTGACTTCTCGATGGCTAGCTCGTTGCCCATGGCGTCTGCACGGGCCTCGGCCAGTTCCAGCTTGGATTTCAGGTCGTTCACTTCTGCCCAAGCCTCCGCCAGTCGGTCTGCCAGGTATTGCATGTCTTCGGCTGGCTTCTCGGTTTTTTCGTTACGTTGCGCTTTAGCGCGTTCCCTGTAGGCCTTCTGCCGCTCAGCGTTGCTCAGGGCTTTTCCGGTGGTCGGACGCCCACGCTTCGGCTTGGTCGGCTGCTCGTCCAGGGGCAGGGGCTGGGTCTGTTTGTCCTGGGCGTCGATCATGCTTCATCCCCTTTGCGCGGCTTGTATTGCGGAATCGCGAAGACAAGGCCAAAAAGAGCCGTGACGGCGCACGCAAGCCAGGACGTTTCCGAGTAGAGCCAGTACCACAACGGCCAGGCCAATATCGACACCAGGACAAACAGCAGCGGCCCTTTCAAAGACCAGTGAATTTTCATTGCGGGGACTCCATTCCGGGTGGGCATGGAGTAATTATAGTAACGTAACGATAAATAGGCCAGCGTTACGTAACGATAAATACGACCGTTCGTCTGAATATCCGTTACGTTACGCAAAATGAATTTCGCCGCCTCGACTGCCCGCAGGGCATTAGGCGCCCGCACGGCCTGGACTGTTCCCGCTGCGGTTCCTGCGCCGACACCCGCGAAGCGGCCGCACTCCGGGCAATGAAAAGGCCCCAGCGGACCGGTCGCCCGATGGAGGCCTATTCGCGTAACTCGCCCTGGTCGCCGCGCAACGACCACCCCGCGCCCTGATTTCCAACCCTGCCGCGTGCCGATCTGGCCGGGTGGCAGTCTCCCAGGACGGCCAGCGGCTGAGTGGCCAACGCTCATGGAATTAGCGGGCGTTCCGCGGCGCTTTGGCTGGTGCTTCGCCCTGGTCGCGTAGCGGGCAGGGTCCACCATCTCTAATGGTGGACTTTTGTCTCATGGTGAGACTTTTGGGGTGGGTTACCGCACGTCGAGGGTTAGGCTTCCTTCTTCACCTACCTCAACGTAAGTGACTGATTTCTCAAGCAAAAAGTGAGCTAGCTCACTGTCCTTGATGGGCTGACGGCCCTGCTTGATCAGTAACTTATTGATTTCAATGCATTTTTTCCGCAACAGCTCTTGTTCTGTCGCGGTCAGTCGCAGCGTCGCAGGCATAGTGCCATTACCCATCGTCGGAAATCCTCCAAAAGTCTACGTGCATGCATGTTACTTGTGTTGACGTATGCATGAGTACGCGTATACATTTCGCGCAAATGTTACTTGCATGCATGCATGCATCAGCAGGGAATGCGCGGTCACATGCTCGACAAACTGCACCTTTTCGTCCCCTTCCGCACCGAGTTCATCGAGCTCTTGGGTGTCGAAGGGCGCTCCGATCCGGTGCACATAGTTGACCTCTCAACCCTCGGCGTTCCGCTCCAAGGTCAAATCAGCATAGGGGAGGGCGGCAAACTTGAAGCCGACTACCTGCGCCACGTTTGGGAATCGCTGAGCACCGGTTTTACGCCGCTGGCTTTCAAGGTATTTCACCAGTCTTTGGGCAAGCGCCTCATGCCGGGTGTCGAGCTCAAGGCATCACCGGCGAAGCTGCTGCAAGGCCACAACGTCTTCGGGCCGACCAGCATCGAGAAGGGCGCCGAAGTCATGTTCAAGTGGCTGGCCGGAACCTATCCCGAACTGTTCGCCAAGCTCGATATCTCGGCTACTCAGGTCTACGCCCTGGACTGCACCTATTCCAGTCGCCTGCCAGATGAGCGCACCGCGCTTCAGGTCATTCAGGCTCTGACCAACGTCAGCAACGGCCACACCAAGAGCCGTGGCGACAACTACCAGACCTCGGCCTATTGGGGCGCCAAAGAATCCCGTCTGAAGCGGCTGAAGGCCTATCTCAAGCACACCGAGTATCAAGCCCAGCTGGATGAATTGAAGCGGGCAGGGCGGTCGGACCTTTCGGCTGCTCGATCTGCGCGGGTCATGTCTGATTCGCGCCTTCAGGAGTGGGTCCGTTACCTGCTCCGTATGGAAGCCACGGTCATGCATCGGTGGCTTGAACGTCGCGGCATCCCGTCGCGGCTTGTTGATCTGATCGCCTACCAGCAGGGCCTCGAAGGGGAGGGGCGCTGCCTGATTCAGGAGTGCTGGCAAGCGGTTACAGCGGATCTTTTCGCGGCCTTTGAGGGTATCCAGATGCGAGTGATTGATGACGAAAAAGTGCTGGCCGCACTGCTTGAGAAGTTCACGAAACCGGCAAAAGGCAAGTGGACGAAGGAGCGCACCGAGGCGGGTGTCGTTGTTCCTCCGATCTTTGTCGACGGCAAGCCGGACGAGAGTTACGCCCGTAACCTGTTTCGGACCTACCGAAGCCTGAAGGATTACGGCTGGGACGAGACGATGAATTCCATGTCTCGGGCAACCTTCTACCGGCACACCGCCGACCTCTGCGAGGCGGGCCTTTCGAAGGCTGCGCTCCAGAAGCTCCACGAGCACGACCGCAGCAACAACGTGGTCCCGCTGCTCCGCTTCGTGCAGGTCGATTTCAGCGCCCAGCGTCCTGACTGGTACGTCGAACCCAGCGTGGAGGCCGCGTGATGATCTACGAAGCATCTGGCAAACCCGGCGACGGCATGAAGCTCGATACGTCGGTCAAATGGGACGTCGTTCACCAGGGCATTTACTGCCTGACGATCACTGCGCTTACCGCATGCACTCGCGATGAAGCGTTGCCGATGGCTATCCAGGCACTCGGCCTCGACGCCGACGAAACCGATGGCGTCGAAGTATGGGAAGCCGACCAATGATCGCCGCCACCTGCGAAACCATTTTCTGGCTCGCCCTGGGCCTGCTGGCAATCCAGCGCTTGGGCTTCTGGGCCCGTTCTCCAGCTGCTCCGCGCAGCCCCAAACCGACGCTTTCCAACCGGGCAACCGCCCTCCAATGCACCCCTGTGAGGTAACCCCATGTCTCTCGTTCAGATCGGCCTGTGCCACGGCTTCAACTCTTCGACCCGCACCGTGGGTCAGAACCAGTTCACCGACAACCAGATTCTGTTGGAGGTCGAGGACGTCAACCGCTACGGCATCGCCGAGCGCAAAACCGTGGTGGTGAAGATTTCCAAAGCCCTGATGGAGAAGGGCATCAACCACGTGTGGGACCAGCTCAAGGGCAAGCAGGTGGCCGTTCCGGTCTTCGTTGCCACGTGGGCGTCGAAGTCCGGCAACGCCGGCCATGACCTGTTCCTGTCGGGCGACGGCAAGCCCCTGAATCTCCAGCTCAAGCCGGCTGTAGCGGCCTGAGCATGTCGTATCTCCTGACCTGTTCCGTTGCCTGGACTGTCGCTGGGGACGGTTCGCCCGTTTGCTCCGGCACGCTCCAGACCGAGCCGGTTGGAGCCGGGTCCATGACCCTTGAAGAAGCGGTGCAACTGAAGGATGGGGCTTTGGTCCTGTTCGCGGTTGTGTTCGCGATCCTAGCCCTGAAAAAAGCCCTGTGAGGTGAAACATGCGTAACGTGAAACTGCTGTCCCGCTCCATCGGCGCCGCTGCTGCTGTCGGCGTTCTCTCCATCCAATCCGCCCAGGCTGCCTGGACACCGGCGTCACCACTGCCATGACCGATGGCAAGACTGACGCGCTCGCCCTGGGCGCCCTGGTGATCGGCGTGATTATCGCCATCGCCGCCCTGAAATGGCTGCGGAAGGCGCTGTAAGCAACACCCGTTCAACTGCCCCGGCTTGCCGGGGCTTTTCGCTTCTGAGGGGCTGAAAATGGAGTTTGATCCGAATGTCTATTACCTCGTCGTTATTACGCTGGCTTTCGGTTTGGTCCTTTTTGGCCGTATCTAGTGCCGCGCTGGCGACGGAACGGGTCAAGGTCAATCCGTACATCAAGGCGGGTCCGGCGACCACGCTGAACCAGTTGGCGAACGGCTCGCCCATCGCGGGGTTCGTGCCGACGAAGTCGAATAGTGACTTGCTGCTGGAGGCTGAGAAGAAGGGTTGGTTGGGCGATACCACCAAGAAAACTGCTGTTACGGTCAAGGCAAAGTTAAGGTTCCGGTCAGCGGCATCAGTACCAAGTTTAAGAATTTGGTCAAAACCAATCCGGGTCAGGTTGCAATAGGTGCAGCGACGACGGCAGCTTTGGCGGCTGTTAGTTGGGTCATGAGCGACGACAACACCAAGGTGCAGAAGAAAACCGAAACGGTCGATGCGCTGCCGGTTTCCAGCAAGGGGCAACAGTTTTCAGCCGCAGTATATTTGCTCTTCGTTACCTGCCTCGCAGACGCTCAATAAAATTAACCTTACGACGTACGGTGGTGTGTTGTATGCGGTGGGGGTGTGGCCGAGTTCGTCTACCGGGGCTTTTGGCGGGCCTTCGGGCTATACGCAATTCAGGAACAATTGCACTCAGACCAACATGGGGTATACGGCTAACCCTAATTACTGGCCGATGACGGGTGCCAGGGCCATTACAGTCAATGAGGTCGTGTCGCTCAAGACTGATTTGACCGAAGCGGATTTCAGCAGCGCCGACACGGTGTTGGCGAATCAAGGCGCCGCATGGCTCCGTGATCTTTTGAAGGAGTCCTGCGAGGGATCTACGAATCCGCAGGGCTGTTACGACGACCTGCAAAAGCAGAGCCCGCCTCGATCAGCGGGCCTAGTACGGTGACGGGTCCAACTTCCACTACCACCGGCACGTATACGCGGACCGATGGCACTACGGGACAACTTCGACGACTAGTCAGACGACTTTTAACATTCGTTACGGGGATAATTACTTTGACTACGACACAAACATTACTACTACGCATAACAAGGATGGTCAGCAGGTATCTCAGGACACGACTTCGGATGCTGGTGTCCCCGAAGAGAATCCCGACCAGGAAGAACAACCTCAGGAAGAGGAAGAAC
Proteins encoded:
- a CDS encoding virulence factor TspB C-terminal domain-related protein translates to MKRCRSLDWPSQSSSVQAEAAKSEYQLQKSEIDAASLFSGPSAARWLPSYCPTDRTLYLETANASVTFSWSFICQYSTALSFLCVGLASLFFAVYVGRAFGGD
- a CDS encoding DUF2523 domain-containing protein, with the protein product MTYIGITALLSTVRTYLLGSITGMPADVLAVMGLIKLDVAINIVLSAVTARAVLSGMSSATGKKSSLGHVGN
- a CDS encoding zonular occludens toxin domain-containing protein — its product is MFILRTGLQGNGKTLNTIKEVDSKAYAEGRVVYYCNVTGFKPDHPAIKAKWLPFDFPDRWFDLPANSMIVIDEAQTWFRVRPQGAKVPEYASRLEIMRKDGHELHCITQSPLLIDAHMRELCNMHVHYHRGNGGQVIKRWVFQKPELTVNKNKLEFQNGESTRITIDKTYFGCYESVKDGTEHHFKFRIPRAAFALVGALALIGALGGYVYTRLSSFTEASEATVAEPAKSAATPAAAAAPAASASSSSQQQPHKTTAEYIAERTPRIAGVPSSAPIYDELTRPVSFPKPSCYATKSPDWIERKRSSLKVGIRRHERYGCSCLSQQGSRMDIPFEACMDM
- a CDS encoding phage/plasmid replication protein, II/X family codes for the protein MLDKLHLFVPFRTEFIELLGVEGRSDPVHIVDLSTLGVPLQGQISIGEGGKLEADYLRHVWESLSTGFTPLAFKVFHQSLGKRLMPGVELKASPAKLLQGHNVFGPTSIEKGAEVMFKWLAGTYPELFAKLDISATQVYALDCTYSSRLPDERTALQVIQALTNVSNGHTKSRGDNYQTSAYWGAKESRLKRLKAYLKHTEYQAQLDELKRAGRSDLSAARSARVMSDSRLQEWVRYLLRMEATVMHRWLERRGIPSRLVDLIAYQQGLEGEGRCLIQECWQAVTADLFAAFEGIQMRVIDDEKVLAALLEKFTKPAKGKWTKERTEAGVVVPPIFVDGKPDESYARNLFRTYRSLKDYGWDETMNSMSRATFYRHTADLCEAGLSKAALQKLHEHDRSNNVVPLLRFVQVDFSAQRPDWYVEPSVEAA
- a CDS encoding DNA-binding protein; protein product: MSLVQIGLCHGFNSSTRTVGQNQFTDNQILLEVEDVNRYGIAERKTVVVKISKALMEKGINHVWDQLKGKQVAVPVFVATWASKSGNAGHDLFLSGDGKPLNLQLKPAVAA
- a CDS encoding major capsid protein — encoded protein: MTDGKTDALALGALVIGVIIAIAALKWLRKAL